In Malania oleifera isolate guangnan ecotype guangnan chromosome 8, ASM2987363v1, whole genome shotgun sequence, a single window of DNA contains:
- the LOC131163002 gene encoding uncharacterized protein LOC131163002 isoform X7 has protein sequence MSFRSSKLLHLQSLIARALKSKAKDSAASKASAVTSQTKDSTLLQFGSSLGVPSSSTASHSAELSAKSPHNASLSNKNYLRNAIDSATRSLETDSPTGFGKSGDGLVLWTCGICAVFMGILDGKKCVYLFWEEEFWYSALGLDSILLFLSIFVTGGFKGVPSLDLQRDQELVFYFDCFLACFGLFFLYEDLFSSLYILSFNRDS, from the exons ATGTCCTTCCGTTCGTCAAAATTGCTCCATCTGCAATCACTTATTGCAAGAG CTTTGAAGTCCAAAGCCAAGGACAGTGCCGCCTCAAAAGCCTCCGCAGTTACCTCACAAACCAAGGACTCAACGCTATTACAGTTTGGATCATCGCTCGGCGTCCCATCGTCCTCCACCGCCTCACATTCCGCTGAACTTTCAGCTAAGTCTCCCCATAATGCCTCTCTATCCAATAAAAATTATCTGAGAAATGCCATCGATTCTGCAACTCGGAGTTTGGAGACAGACTCACCTACTG GTTTTGGGAAGAGTGGCGATGGTTTAGTCTTGTGGACTTGTGGCATCTGTGCAGTTTTTATGGGGATTTTGGATGGAAAGAAATGCGTGTATCTTTTCTGGGAAGAGGAATTTTGGTACTCTGCTTTGGGATTGGATTCAATACTTCTCTTTTTGTCAATTTTTGTAACTGGAGGTTTTAAAGGGGTGCCTTCCTTGGATCTTCAAAGAGATCAGGAGTTGGTTTTTTACTTTGATTGTTTTCTAGCCTGTTTTGGTCTCTTCTTTTTGTATGAGGATCTTTTCTCCTCTTTATACATTCTTTCCTTCAATAGAGATTCTTAA